The following nucleotide sequence is from Psychroserpens sp. Hel_I_66.
TCTTTTTTATTAACGATGCTCACCAAATTGTGGTTTAAAGCTTCAGACTTTACAAAGATTCTATCTATTTCCACTCCATTCTTTACAGCTCTAAGTTGAAAGCGCTTGTAGCCCTTGTAATCAACTCCTGCTTCGCCAAACAGGAATTTAATTTCGGGATTTATTTGACTGACCATTGTTTTTTGAGAGATGAGTCCGCCCCAAATCCATCCAATTTGTGGTCCCATTTTAATTTTATAAAATCTACTGGTTACGCCATTTATGGTTTGTGGAATTTCGCTTTTTGCCAATAACCTTACTCGAGTTCCAATATTTATTGTGGTTAATTTTTCGCATTGTACAGAGGCACAGTCTCTCAACGCGACATCATCTGCAAGTAAATATTGTGTTGCTTTTGTAGCAGATGTTGTGTAGACATCAAATTCTACTTCTTTGTCTTGAGCGTAAATATGTGACGCCATAAAAAGCATTGCTAAAATCATTACAGCTTGAAACAATTTGGAAACTCTTGTTTGTGTTTTGTTTTCTGTTTTGGTGTTCTTTAAAGTTCTCATAATATTTTGTTTTTGGGTTTATACTTATCACCTGTTTGGTGTTTCATACTCCAAAGATATATTGAGACTTAAGTAAAATTTGGGTGC
It contains:
- a CDS encoding SH3 domain-containing protein; the protein is MRTLKNTKTENKTQTRVSKLFQAVMILAMLFMASHIYAQDKEVEFDVYTTSATKATQYLLADDVALRDCASVQCEKLTTINIGTRVRLLAKSEIPQTINGVTSRFYKIKMGPQIGWIWGGLISQKTMVSQINPEIKFLFGEAGVDYKGYKRFQLRAVKNGVEIDRIFVKSEALNHNLVSIVNKKDNTYGTDVITLFNPDSESCDVTTSNSYIVFKNDKLMQTSTLVALEKVQMEQYNYAVSCEFENK